The proteins below are encoded in one region of Amycolatopsis magusensis:
- a CDS encoding dTDP-4-dehydrorhamnose 3,5-epimerase family protein, with product MKVRELAVAGALELTPEAIHDDDRGLFVSPFQETHFQRATGQRLFTVAQTNHSRSRRDVVRGIHFTVTPPGCAKYVYCAAGSALDIVVDIRVGSPTFGRWDVVEVDPLYFRSVYFPVGVGHVFVALEDNTVMSYMISGEYVPENELALSPRDPDLGLPLPAEPILSPRDLVAPTLAEAHRQGWLPSYDDCMDVEEELHERS from the coding sequence ATGAAGGTCCGCGAACTCGCCGTGGCGGGCGCCCTTGAGCTGACGCCGGAGGCGATCCACGACGACGACCGCGGGCTGTTCGTCTCGCCGTTCCAGGAGACGCACTTCCAGCGGGCGACCGGCCAGCGGCTGTTCACCGTGGCGCAGACCAACCACAGCCGGTCCCGCCGGGACGTGGTCCGGGGCATCCACTTCACCGTGACACCGCCCGGCTGCGCCAAGTACGTCTACTGCGCGGCGGGCTCGGCCCTCGACATCGTCGTGGACATCCGCGTCGGGTCGCCCACGTTCGGTCGCTGGGACGTCGTGGAGGTCGACCCGCTGTACTTCCGCTCGGTGTACTTCCCGGTCGGCGTCGGGCACGTGTTCGTCGCGCTCGAGGACAACACGGTGATGAGCTACATGATCTCCGGCGAGTACGTCCCGGAGAACGAGCTGGCGTTGTCGCCGCGCGATCCCGACCTCGGCCTGCCACTGCCTGCCGAGCCGATCCTGTCCCCGCGGGACCTGGTCGCGCCGACCCTCGCCGAGGCCCACCGGCAGGGCTGGCTGCCGAGCTACGACGACTGCATGGACGTGGAGGAAGAGCTCCACGAGCGCAGTTGA
- a CDS encoding class I SAM-dependent DNA methyltransferase, which translates to MDYDPEHAELYELVFNSRGKDFEAETEKHAELILSRFPGAKSVLDVACGTGAHLAAFAKRFDHVEGVELTPAMRDVAITRLPQSAVHLGNMVNFDLGRTFDAVTCLGNAIGEVGSAEEVAATVARMAAHTVPGGVVIVEPWWFPELFIDGYIGSHLAEEDGRVVTRVSHSTVHEGRSRIAFEAIVADSDGIQKFSSVLSVGLFTREEYESAFERAGCTVELVPPLQLGDGRATSPGIFVGVRK; encoded by the coding sequence ATGGACTACGACCCAGAGCACGCCGAACTGTACGAACTGGTCTTCAACAGTCGCGGCAAGGATTTCGAAGCCGAGACCGAGAAGCACGCCGAGTTGATCCTGTCCCGGTTCCCCGGGGCGAAGAGCGTGCTGGACGTCGCCTGCGGCACCGGTGCCCACCTGGCCGCGTTCGCGAAGCGGTTCGACCACGTCGAGGGCGTCGAGCTCACACCGGCCATGCGCGACGTCGCGATCACCCGGCTCCCGCAGTCCGCCGTCCACCTGGGCAACATGGTGAACTTCGACCTCGGCCGCACCTTCGACGCCGTCACCTGCCTCGGCAACGCGATCGGCGAGGTCGGCTCCGCCGAGGAGGTGGCCGCCACGGTCGCCAGGATGGCCGCGCACACCGTGCCGGGCGGCGTGGTGATCGTCGAGCCGTGGTGGTTCCCCGAGCTGTTCATCGACGGCTACATCGGCAGCCACCTGGCCGAGGAGGACGGGCGCGTGGTGACCCGCGTCAGCCACTCCACCGTGCACGAGGGCCGCAGCCGCATCGCCTTCGAGGCGATCGTGGCCGACTCCGACGGCATCCAAAAGTTCTCCTCGGTCCTGTCGGTCGGCCTGTTCACCCGCGAGGAGTACGAGTCGGCTTTCGAGCGGGCGGGCTGCACCGTCGAGCTGGTTCCCCCGCTGCAGTTGGGCGACGGACGGGCCACCAGCCCCGGCATCTTCGTCGGCGTCCGCAAGTAG
- a CDS encoding DegT/DnrJ/EryC1/StrS family aminotransferase encodes MINMFQPQVGAEELAAVAEVFENQWLGYGPQTKAFEQEFADHLGVPAETVLFINSATSGLHLAMELLNIGPGDEVVFPSVSFPANGHCVAAAGATPVFCDVRPRTLNPTVDDVRAVLTPRTKAVMLLHYGGQPGDIVEIAELCRERGIPFIEDAACAIGSSIDGRACGTFGDIAIWSFDSRKIITTGDGGMIYVRDPQLARRAHRLAYQGLDDRGAFAAMKNDGTRRWWDQTIHEVGRRLIGNDLTAAIGRVQLGKLAGFVQRRGEIIAQYDRLLEGVPGVRRPPALPEGHVSTNYFYWVQFEDVTLRNTVAEDLLELGIYTTYRYPPLHKVPLFATGVLLPGTDEAEAITLLLPLHQSLTDAEVERVASSLISVLDHRRALRDAG; translated from the coding sequence ATGATCAACATGTTTCAGCCGCAGGTCGGAGCCGAGGAACTGGCCGCCGTCGCGGAGGTGTTCGAGAACCAGTGGCTGGGGTACGGCCCGCAGACCAAGGCCTTCGAGCAGGAGTTCGCCGACCACCTCGGGGTGCCCGCGGAGACGGTGCTGTTCATCAACTCCGCCACCTCCGGCCTGCACCTGGCGATGGAGCTGCTGAACATCGGCCCCGGTGACGAGGTCGTCTTCCCGTCGGTGAGCTTCCCGGCCAACGGCCACTGCGTCGCCGCCGCCGGCGCCACCCCGGTCTTCTGCGACGTCCGCCCGCGCACGCTCAACCCCACCGTCGACGACGTGCGGGCCGTGCTGACCCCGCGGACGAAGGCGGTCATGCTGCTGCACTACGGCGGCCAGCCCGGCGACATCGTGGAGATCGCCGAGCTGTGCCGGGAGCGCGGCATCCCGTTCATCGAGGACGCCGCCTGCGCCATCGGGTCGAGCATCGACGGCCGGGCCTGCGGGACCTTCGGCGACATCGCCATCTGGAGCTTCGACTCGCGCAAGATCATCACCACCGGCGACGGCGGCATGATCTACGTCCGCGACCCGCAGCTGGCCCGCCGCGCGCACCGCCTGGCCTACCAGGGCCTGGACGACCGGGGCGCGTTCGCCGCGATGAAGAACGACGGCACGCGCCGCTGGTGGGACCAGACCATCCACGAGGTCGGCAGGCGCCTGATCGGCAACGACCTGACCGCCGCCATCGGCCGCGTCCAGCTCGGCAAACTGGCCGGCTTCGTCCAGCGGCGCGGCGAAATCATCGCCCAGTACGACCGGCTGCTCGAGGGCGTTCCCGGGGTGCGGCGCCCGCCGGCACTGCCCGAGGGCCACGTCTCGACGAACTACTTCTACTGGGTGCAGTTCGAGGACGTGACCCTGCGCAACACGGTGGCCGAGGACCTGCTGGAGCTGGGCATCTACACCACCTACCGCTATCCCCCGCTGCACAAGGTCCCGCTGTTCGCCACCGGTGTGCTGCTGCCCGGCACCGACGAGGCCGAGGCGATCACCCTGCTGCTGCCGCTGCACCAGTCGCTGACCGACGCCGAGGTCGAGCGGGTGGCGAGCAGCCTGATCTCGGTCCTCGACCACCGTCGCGCACTCCGCGACGCCGGGTGA